The genome window CGACCGTGAGCCACGCGAACCGCCGACCCCCGAGGACGACGGCGGTGTGCCCGTACTCACTCGGCGGCAGCACCGTCACCTCGGGCAGCCCGGCGGCGAGCTCGACGAGACGCTCGCGAGCGTGCTCGGCGTCGGACGCGATCCACGACGTACCCATGGGGCCGACGCTAGCGACCAGCGGGTGCCACGGCACGCGTGCCGGGCCGGCACAGCCCACGGGTCACCGTCCCGTCGACGACCACCCGTCGGCGTGCATCCGCTCGACACCGTCGAGCAGCAGGTCGAGCGCGAAGGCGAACTCGGCGTCGGCGTCGCAGCCGGCCCCCGCGTGGGACGCCGTCGTCGCCATGCGGATGATCGCCGGGTAGGTGGCGGCGAGGGCCGTCACGGCCTGCTCACGCTCCGCAGGGTCGGCGGGCAGCGCCGGCGTGGGGAGCACGTCGCGCGTGAGCCCCCACATGCGCGTGCTGAGCGCGTGCATCGCGTGGTGGACCAGGTCGACGGACAGGCCACCGCCGAGCATGACGTCGATGAGCGAGTCCATGTAGGACAGGACGGCCGGGCCGGCGCTCGTCCGCGTCTCCACGGCCGCCTGGGCCCACGGGTGCGTCGTCATGACGTCGCGTGCCGACAGGATGCGGGTGCGCAGCGCGACCTTCCACGGCTGCCCGTGGGGCGCCGGCGCGATGTCGCGCACGATGTGCTCGACCATGCCGTCGACCAGCGCCTCGCGGTGCGCGACGTGCTTGTAGAGGGCCATCGGCGTCACGCCGAGGGCGTCGGCGAGCCGCCGCATCGACATCGCCTCGAGTCCGATCCCGTCGGCGAGCGTGACCGCGGCGTCGAGCACGCGCGTCCGGTCGAGCGACGGACGGGTCGGGACGGTTGACACGTATACAGCGTATACCTATGGTCATCGGAGCGCCGGTATACGGCGTACACCTACGACGATCGGCGCCTCATGCCTCGCTCCGCCCGAACCCACGAACGCGCAGCCGGCGTTCTGTACCTGTCGACCCACGCGACGTCCGTGCTCGCCGTGGTGGCCTACGACGCGGGAGTGCCGGCGCTCGGCGTCCTGCTCGAGGTCGCGCTCGCCCTGGGCTGTCTCGGCACCGGCGTGCTGCTGCTCGTGCTCCTGCGGCACCACGGCCA of Cellulomonas dongxiuzhuiae contains these proteins:
- a CDS encoding TetR/AcrR family transcriptional regulator C-terminal domain-containing protein; translation: MSTVPTRPSLDRTRVLDAAVTLADGIGLEAMSMRRLADALGVTPMALYKHVAHREALVDGMVEHIVRDIAPAPHGQPWKVALRTRILSARDVMTTHPWAQAAVETRTSAGPAVLSYMDSLIDVMLGGGLSVDLVHHAMHALSTRMWGLTRDVLPTPALPADPAEREQAVTALAATYPAIIRMATTASHAGAGCDADAEFAFALDLLLDGVERMHADGWSSTGR